The Synchiropus splendidus isolate RoL2022-P1 chromosome 11, RoL_Sspl_1.0, whole genome shotgun sequence genome contains a region encoding:
- the dnd1 gene encoding dead end protein 1 isoform X1, which yields MECVEEEVVNPERVQALNLWLEMTNIQVTQTNGQRKYGGPPPEWDGQAPGARCEVYISQVPRDVYEDVLIPLFSRIGPLWEFRLMMNFSGQNRGFAYAKYGSPAIAFEAIRLLDGFMIEPGHHLIVRRSTEKRRLHITQLPSNIEQQWLHQVLRAWFDGLQDVSLKTEGVTMKTFADVKFNSHHNASMAKKDLVLAFRKHFQLTVEVQWYSSSVMQNSANHLFPSINPSPCPSTSEQFRHLHPNQFTNPVFRESVVGGPMISPCSLTLKESSVFSSSTPVMRLKEMCEATWLCQPKYELCYSHQEANGFLAFHYKVFVRGFNAAFTGIIALYPGPKASDTEAAAQQAAAQQVLQALGQTV from the exons ATGGAGTGCGTCGAGGAAGAG GTTGTGAACCCTGAACGGGTACAGGCACTGAACCTCTGGCTGGAGATGACAAATATTcaagtcacacaaacaaacggCCAAAGGAAATATGGGGGACCACCGCCAG AGTGGGACGGCCAGGCTCCTGGAGCCCGTTGTGAGGTTTACATCAGTCAAGTCCCACGTGATGTCTATGAAGACGTGCTGATTCCCCTCTTTAGTCGCATTGGTCCTCTGTGGGAGTTTCGGCTCATGATGAACTTCAGTGGGCAGAACCGTGGGTTTGCCTATGCCAAATATGGGTCACCCGCCATCGCTTTTGAAGCCATTCGTCTGCTGGATGGTTTTATGATTGAACCTGGTCACCATCTGATTGTCCGCCGCAGTACAGAGAAACGACGGCTTCACATCACACAGCTGCCTTCTAATATTGAGCAACAATGGCTGCACCAG GTGCTGCGTGCGTGGTTTGATGGCTTGCAAGACGTTTCTCTGAAGACGGAAGGCGTCACCATGAAAACATTTGCTGATGTGAAATTTAATTCTCACCACAATGCTTCCATGGCGAAGAAAGACTTGGTACTAG ccTTCAGGAAACACTTCCAGTTAACAGTTGAGGTCCAGTGGTACTCATCCTCAGTGATGCAGAACTCCGCCAATCATTTGTTCCCGTCCATTAACCCTTCACCATGTCCGTCCACTTCTGAGCAGTTTCGACATCTGCATCCCAATCAGTTCACTAACCCAGTTTTCCGTGAGTCAGTGGTTGGCGGTCCCATGATCTCCCCATGCTCCCTCACACTCAAGGAGTCAtctgtgttttcatcctcaactcCTGTAATGCGACTTAAAGAGATGTGTGAAGCTACCTGGTTATGTCAGCCTAAGTATGAACTATGCTACAGTCACCAGGAGGCCAATGGATTTCTCGCCTTCCACTATAAGGTGTTTGTGCGTGGATTCAATGCTGCTTTCACAGGGATAATCGCGTTGTATCCCGGCCCTAAAGCTTCTGACACTGAGGCGGCAGCCCAGCAGGCTGCAGCCCAGCAAGTCCTGCAGGCTTTAGGCCAGACAGTGTGA
- the dnd1 gene encoding dead end protein 1 isoform X2, producing MTNIQVTQTNGQRKYGGPPPEWDGQAPGARCEVYISQVPRDVYEDVLIPLFSRIGPLWEFRLMMNFSGQNRGFAYAKYGSPAIAFEAIRLLDGFMIEPGHHLIVRRSTEKRRLHITQLPSNIEQQWLHQVLRAWFDGLQDVSLKTEGVTMKTFADVKFNSHHNASMAKKDLVLAFRKHFQLTVEVQWYSSSVMQNSANHLFPSINPSPCPSTSEQFRHLHPNQFTNPVFRESVVGGPMISPCSLTLKESSVFSSSTPVMRLKEMCEATWLCQPKYELCYSHQEANGFLAFHYKVFVRGFNAAFTGIIALYPGPKASDTEAAAQQAAAQQVLQALGQTV from the exons ATGACAAATATTcaagtcacacaaacaaacggCCAAAGGAAATATGGGGGACCACCGCCAG AGTGGGACGGCCAGGCTCCTGGAGCCCGTTGTGAGGTTTACATCAGTCAAGTCCCACGTGATGTCTATGAAGACGTGCTGATTCCCCTCTTTAGTCGCATTGGTCCTCTGTGGGAGTTTCGGCTCATGATGAACTTCAGTGGGCAGAACCGTGGGTTTGCCTATGCCAAATATGGGTCACCCGCCATCGCTTTTGAAGCCATTCGTCTGCTGGATGGTTTTATGATTGAACCTGGTCACCATCTGATTGTCCGCCGCAGTACAGAGAAACGACGGCTTCACATCACACAGCTGCCTTCTAATATTGAGCAACAATGGCTGCACCAG GTGCTGCGTGCGTGGTTTGATGGCTTGCAAGACGTTTCTCTGAAGACGGAAGGCGTCACCATGAAAACATTTGCTGATGTGAAATTTAATTCTCACCACAATGCTTCCATGGCGAAGAAAGACTTGGTACTAG ccTTCAGGAAACACTTCCAGTTAACAGTTGAGGTCCAGTGGTACTCATCCTCAGTGATGCAGAACTCCGCCAATCATTTGTTCCCGTCCATTAACCCTTCACCATGTCCGTCCACTTCTGAGCAGTTTCGACATCTGCATCCCAATCAGTTCACTAACCCAGTTTTCCGTGAGTCAGTGGTTGGCGGTCCCATGATCTCCCCATGCTCCCTCACACTCAAGGAGTCAtctgtgttttcatcctcaactcCTGTAATGCGACTTAAAGAGATGTGTGAAGCTACCTGGTTATGTCAGCCTAAGTATGAACTATGCTACAGTCACCAGGAGGCCAATGGATTTCTCGCCTTCCACTATAAGGTGTTTGTGCGTGGATTCAATGCTGCTTTCACAGGGATAATCGCGTTGTATCCCGGCCCTAAAGCTTCTGACACTGAGGCGGCAGCCCAGCAGGCTGCAGCCCAGCAAGTCCTGCAGGCTTTAGGCCAGACAGTGTGA